A genomic segment from Candidatus Brocadia sinica JPN1 encodes:
- a CDS encoding response regulator, protein MDRGIKILVVDDDKDYNLYLTKFLSDEGYITKGITKPMDTISALEQEKFHIVILDLKMPQISGTELLKEIKSKHHNICVIILTGYPSFKTAVETMKLDAFDYLKKPFDLNDLRKALNNAQKTYCLVGSSKDRLKSSVGKKLKSLRKSKKITQKQLANRTGLSPSLLSQIENGQIAASLTTLDKLSASLNVKIAYFLDEEAGESTAKINEDFQF, encoded by the coding sequence ATGGATAGAGGGATAAAAATATTGGTCGTAGATGACGATAAGGATTATAACTTGTATTTAACGAAATTTTTGTCTGACGAAGGATACATTACCAAGGGTATTACAAAACCGATGGACACCATTTCTGCGTTGGAACAAGAAAAATTTCATATCGTCATACTGGATCTCAAAATGCCCCAAATCAGCGGCACGGAGTTACTCAAAGAAATAAAATCGAAACACCATAATATTTGTGTTATCATACTAACAGGATACCCTTCATTTAAGACGGCAGTCGAAACAATGAAGCTTGATGCCTTTGATTACCTAAAAAAACCTTTTGATTTGAACGATTTGCGCAAGGCGCTGAATAATGCACAAAAAACGTATTGTCTTGTTGGAAGTTCAAAGGACAGGCTCAAGAGTTCTGTAGGGAAAAAACTGAAGTCGTTAAGAAAGAGTAAGAAAATTACGCAAAAACAACTGGCAAACCGTACCGGTTTGTCGCCGAGTTTATTATCACAGATCGAAAACGGACAAATCGCAGCATCCCTTACTACCCTGGACAAATTATCTGCCTCACTGAATGTTAAGATAGCATACTTCCTGGATGAGGAAGCTGGTGAATCCACAGCAAAGATTAACGAGGATTTTCAGTTTTAA
- a CDS encoding PAS domain S-box protein, translating into MQKSHNILIIDDDKLMCVSLKGLLEENGYHVYTASNGDNAVQILNKHDVDLILFDLRLHDVREFSLLNKIKQVSADTIILVMIDQYKIKAVINTLCLDTVDYILKPFDPDYLKKTIEKALYKQQLEVSLKRTVIEKEIISNTNKIIAASLDIRESFSSVCNELKKIIPFDRSCLITSNEQGQWFQVFALTKTYNFSEINEGESFPMSGSLLEEIVKTGEPVIVNNTEAGRFWTDRVLFKERIHSRLGFPLTYKGKVLGALTFGSEKANSFSEQCYYYLWQIAPQLAIAIENTKLFNRIKASEERYKTLFNHAADSMLMIDLNGKILTVNQREEEIIGYRMEELLGKYIYDFLPETSKKAVTQLLSMAVNSKVPTTEIEVISKNQQTLVMELDITVVKEGDNVLHLLVHFRDITRRKNLESELKEEKKKLDNIVSEIGADLLVINKNNTICWANKRLIENHPLGKKIINQTCFDSYCHLQSVPSDCPSAKVFDTGRINQIERTVHNHHKKRFYNVISSPIFDKDGNVVQVLELIQDITGKKQEEEKQKRLQQQLVHSDRLISIGRLAAGVAHEINTPLAILSGMIQGFLERNNSFTKEIVKEFKTMHKVTKRIEKTVDSLLELSHLEGNEQPKPININELIKDTISLIVEQFTAKNKNIILKLSSRLPKIKGFAEQLQQVFMNLLINADDATVNGDTISITTTQKDKNTINVNFKDTGTGMHEDVLSKVFDPFFTTKEVGKGTGLGLSITYGIVKRHHGTIHVKSKVGRGTTFDINLPIDFGKVAVHG; encoded by the coding sequence ATGCAAAAGAGCCACAATATACTTATCATTGATGATGATAAGCTGATGTGTGTATCACTCAAAGGCCTCCTGGAGGAAAATGGATACCATGTGTACACGGCATCTAATGGTGACAATGCTGTTCAAATTCTGAATAAACACGACGTAGATTTAATTCTCTTTGACCTGAGATTACACGATGTTCGTGAGTTTTCGCTTTTGAATAAAATTAAACAGGTTTCAGCAGATACGATTATACTGGTCATGATTGACCAGTATAAAATCAAGGCTGTAATAAATACCCTGTGCCTGGATACGGTTGACTACATTCTGAAACCATTTGATCCGGATTATTTAAAAAAGACCATTGAAAAGGCCCTTTACAAACAACAGTTAGAAGTCAGTCTCAAAAGGACAGTCATAGAAAAAGAAATTATCAGCAACACGAACAAGATCATCGCCGCCAGCCTGGACATTCGGGAAAGCTTTTCCAGCGTATGTAACGAATTAAAAAAGATCATCCCATTCGATCGTTCTTGCCTGATTACTTCCAATGAGCAGGGACAATGGTTTCAGGTGTTCGCGCTGACGAAAACATATAATTTCAGCGAGATCAATGAAGGCGAATCCTTTCCTATGTCCGGCAGCCTCCTGGAAGAAATCGTCAAAACAGGAGAACCGGTTATCGTAAATAATACAGAAGCAGGACGTTTCTGGACAGACAGGGTATTATTTAAAGAAAGGATACACTCCCGACTTGGATTTCCCCTTACCTATAAAGGAAAAGTACTTGGCGCCCTTACCTTTGGTAGTGAAAAGGCAAACAGTTTTAGTGAACAGTGTTATTATTACCTCTGGCAGATAGCGCCACAACTTGCCATTGCCATTGAAAATACCAAGCTGTTTAACCGTATTAAGGCCTCGGAAGAACGGTATAAAACGTTATTTAACCACGCCGCAGATTCCATGCTGATGATAGACCTGAATGGAAAGATTCTTACTGTAAACCAACGCGAAGAAGAAATCATTGGTTACAGAATGGAAGAACTCTTAGGCAAGTACATTTATGATTTCTTACCTGAAACGTCGAAGAAGGCGGTTACACAACTTCTTTCAATGGCAGTTAACAGCAAGGTTCCAACAACCGAGATTGAAGTTATCAGCAAGAATCAGCAAACCTTAGTTATGGAATTAGATATTACTGTGGTAAAAGAAGGTGACAACGTTTTACATTTACTGGTACACTTCAGGGACATAACCAGGAGAAAGAACCTGGAATCGGAATTAAAAGAGGAAAAGAAAAAACTGGATAATATTGTGAGCGAAATAGGGGCAGACCTCTTGGTTATTAACAAGAACAATACGATATGCTGGGCAAACAAACGATTAATCGAAAATCATCCCTTAGGCAAAAAAATAATAAATCAAACCTGCTTTGACAGTTATTGCCACCTTCAGTCTGTCCCCTCGGATTGCCCCTCTGCAAAGGTGTTTGATACCGGAAGAATAAACCAAATTGAACGTACAGTACACAATCACCATAAAAAAAGATTCTACAATGTGATCAGCTCTCCCATTTTTGATAAAGACGGAAATGTTGTACAGGTACTGGAGTTAATTCAGGATATTACCGGGAAAAAGCAGGAAGAAGAAAAGCAGAAAAGGCTTCAGCAGCAGCTGGTGCATTCCGATAGATTGATTTCCATCGGACGACTCGCAGCCGGTGTTGCGCATGAAATTAATACTCCCCTTGCGATTCTTTCCGGCATGATCCAGGGGTTTCTCGAACGAAACAATTCCTTTACCAAAGAGATTGTAAAAGAATTTAAAACCATGCACAAAGTAACAAAGCGTATTGAAAAAACCGTCGATTCTTTGCTGGAACTGTCTCATCTTGAGGGGAATGAGCAACCGAAACCGATCAACATTAATGAACTGATCAAGGATACCATTTCTCTTATTGTCGAACAATTTACTGCAAAAAACAAGAATATCATTTTAAAGCTATCTTCCCGTTTGCCAAAGATCAAAGGCTTTGCAGAGCAACTGCAACAGGTGTTTATGAATTTGCTGATTAATGCTGACGACGCTACTGTCAATGGTGACACCATCTCAATAACTACAACACAAAAAGATAAAAATACCATAAACGTCAATTTCAAAGATACTGGTACGGGTATGCATGAAGATGTGTTATCGAAAGTCTTTGACCCGTTTTTTACAACAAAAGAAGTGGGGAAAGGAACCGGTCTTGGATTGTCTATTACCTATGGGATCGTAAAAAGACACCACGGCACAATTCATGTCAAAAGCAAAGTAGGTAGAGGTACTACCTTTGATATCAATTTACCCATAGATTTTGGAAAGGTGGCGGTTCATGGATAG
- a CDS encoding ribbon-helix-helix domain-containing protein encodes MRTIQMTLDDELVATVDKIVKKLKTTRSAFARKALRDAIRQVNVNMLEKRHKKGYERYPVVKTEFDVWESEQEWGDS; translated from the coding sequence ATGAGAACGATTCAGATGACATTAGATGATGAATTAGTGGCAACCGTTGATAAGATTGTCAAAAAATTAAAGACAACCCGCTCTGCTTTTGCACGCAAGGCATTGAGGGATGCCATAAGACAAGTGAACGTCAATATGCTCGAAAAACGGCATAAAAAAGGATATGAACGTTATCCTGTTGTCAAAACGGAATTTGATGTTTGGGAGTCAGAACAGGAATGGGGTGATTCATGA
- a CDS encoding type II toxin-antitoxin system PemK/MazF family toxin, with product MKRGDVRWYKFKTPDKKRPVVILTRNSILDYLGEVTVAPITSTVRDIPTEVLLSREDGMHKDCAINCDHIQTISKAKIGSLITALSKEKLVEIRNAICFALNLS from the coding sequence ATGAAGCGAGGTGATGTGAGATGGTACAAGTTTAAAACTCCTGATAAGAAACGCCCGGTGGTTATTTTAACAAGAAATTCTATACTGGATTATTTAGGTGAAGTTACCGTTGCTCCGATAACTTCAACAGTCAGAGATATACCAACCGAAGTACTTTTATCCCGTGAGGACGGTATGCATAAAGATTGCGCTATTAATTGCGATCACATACAGACAATTTCAAAAGCAAAAATTGGATCGTTGATTACTGCTTTATCGAAAGAAAAGTTGGTTGAAATTCGCAATGCTATTTGTTTTGCGTTAAATCTTTCATGA
- a CDS encoding MBL fold metallo-hydrolase: MIFKQLNKTSCKTYLIGSENTKEAIVVDAVLEQVNEYVSLIKNEGLKLTHVLDTHTHADHISGSGALADLTGAVYVMHQNSPVRCVAFHVPDGFDCHLSDIPVKVMHTPGHTKDSMCLIFSDRILTGDTLFLDDGGAGRTDLPGGDPGEHWESLQKIMQLPDHLVVYPAHEYRGREPSSLGEQKKRNPNLQPRSKEAYIKWLTDMKLGSADWMKDVLKANYACARDPKAAWIPVDAPACEIKGTMSPGVNEETVPTIPIAEVMRRVEANELDGTVILDVREPAEFKGELGVIQGVVNIPVEQITQRLNELEKFKEKEIITVCRSGGRAHTAAAVLLKAGFRKVFNMSGGMTAFRQAEKIKK, from the coding sequence ATGATCTTCAAACAGTTAAATAAGACGTCTTGCAAAACCTACCTCATCGGCTCAGAAAATACGAAGGAAGCAATTGTTGTAGATGCTGTTCTGGAGCAAGTAAACGAATACGTATCCCTTATTAAAAATGAGGGACTAAAACTGACCCATGTGTTAGATACCCATACGCACGCAGACCACATCTCTGGGTCCGGTGCACTGGCTGATCTGACAGGCGCTGTATACGTCATGCATCAAAATTCTCCTGTCCGCTGTGTAGCATTCCACGTCCCTGACGGGTTTGACTGTCATCTGAGCGATATCCCTGTAAAGGTCATGCACACACCCGGTCATACCAAAGACAGCATGTGTCTTATCTTTTCAGACCGCATTTTGACAGGAGATACATTATTTCTGGACGATGGTGGGGCAGGCCGGACAGATTTACCAGGCGGTGACCCTGGCGAACACTGGGAATCCTTGCAAAAGATCATGCAATTACCCGATCATTTAGTTGTATACCCCGCCCATGAATATCGCGGTCGTGAACCATCCAGTCTGGGTGAGCAAAAAAAGCGCAATCCCAATTTACAACCCCGTTCAAAAGAGGCATATATCAAATGGCTTACTGATATGAAATTGGGCTCTGCCGATTGGATGAAGGACGTGCTGAAGGCCAATTATGCCTGTGCCCGTGACCCCAAGGCTGCATGGATCCCTGTTGATGCACCTGCCTGTGAGATTAAGGGTACGATGTCTCCCGGTGTTAATGAAGAGACAGTGCCTACCATTCCCATTGCAGAGGTTATGCGCCGTGTGGAGGCCAATGAGCTTGATGGCACGGTTATCCTGGACGTCAGAGAACCGGCAGAATTCAAAGGAGAGTTGGGGGTCATTCAGGGTGTTGTCAATATTCCCGTAGAACAGATAACGCAAAGGTTAAATGAGTTAGAAAAGTTTAAAGAAAAGGAGATTATTACTGTATGTCGGAGCGGAGGCCGTGCCCATACCGCAGCTGCCGTCTTGCTCAAGGCAGGGTTCCGGAAAGTCTTCAATATGAGCGGTGGCATGACGGCCTTTCGTCAGGCAGAAAAGATCAAGAAATAA
- a CDS encoding type II toxin-antitoxin system HicB family antitoxin, with product MESCVFEHLAQGCPYGLHPLASLTRNLYRKFICHAVSPPFIFYYTCTPLRYAIHFNRRLFCHEDTRSQRKTTFVAKIPELPGCMAHGNTLEDALKNATETIQLWIDTVTEPRIDTNEH from the coding sequence ATGGAATCCTGTGTTTTTGAACATCTGGCACAAGGCTGCCCCTATGGTCTGCATCCCCTGGCCAGCCTCACCCGTAATCTTTATCGTAAGTTCATTTGCCATGCCGTATCACCTCCTTTTATTTTTTACTATACCTGCACACCCCTCAGATATGCAATACATTTTAACCGGCGACTTTTTTGCCACGAAGACACCAGGTCACAAAGAAAAACTACTTTTGTAGCAAAGATTCCTGAACTTCCAGGGTGCATGGCACATGGAAATACGCTGGAAGACGCATTGAAAAATGCCACAGAAACAATTCAATTATGGATTGATACAGTCACGGAACCACGAATTGATACAAATGAACACTAA
- a CDS encoding 2-oxoacid:acceptor oxidoreductase subunit alpha, with protein sequence MANELTIKITGEAGQGMQTIGAALCQMFKNTGFHIFASQDYMSRIRGGNNFFQLRISDKPLYTLRQKSDITVALDKASVAIHRSSMKDGGVLVLDKKKFTITGEDSAFLDIPFYDMATCTGGSEIFINSVACGVIAGMTGVEFHSAEQVMEATFAEKSEEVVRKNKEAARAGYDFVKNNFKQDTFWIKAGASTDTSTLVMNGNDAIALGAIRAGCKFYSAYPMTPSTSIMNVIAHYGKEFHIAVEQAEDEIAAINMIIGASFAGVRSMTATSGGGFALMVEGLSLAAMTETPIVVVVAQRPAPATGFPTRTAQADLEFVLHAGHGEFARVVYVPGTIEEAFSVTIKAFNIAEKYQVPVFLMTDQHLADSYRDIEAFDLNKVKVQRYIISKEDSKNIKDYKRYQFTESGISPRAIPSWIEDVIYADSDEHTEEGHITEDADMGRKMVEKRFYKKFSGLLQEVEKPTAYNVVGADIVLLGFGSTYGVMKEVADAIVDKKIGLIHLSQVWPFPASAMIGLLKDAKKILTVENNAGGQLARLLRRETGLQVSGSVLKYDGRPFHLDYLIDCVKKEG encoded by the coding sequence ATGGCAAATGAACTTACGATAAAGATTACGGGTGAGGCTGGCCAGGGGATGCAGACCATAGGGGCAGCCTTGTGCCAGATGTTCAAAAACACAGGATTCCATATTTTTGCCAGCCAGGATTATATGTCCAGGATACGCGGCGGTAACAATTTTTTCCAGCTCAGGATTTCAGATAAGCCACTCTATACCCTTCGGCAGAAATCCGATATTACCGTGGCTTTAGATAAGGCAAGCGTAGCCATTCATAGATCCAGTATGAAAGATGGCGGTGTTTTGGTTTTGGATAAGAAGAAATTTACTATTACCGGAGAAGACAGTGCCTTTCTTGATATCCCTTTTTATGATATGGCTACGTGTACAGGCGGCAGCGAGATTTTTATCAATTCTGTCGCATGCGGTGTTATTGCAGGGATGACAGGCGTGGAATTCCACTCTGCTGAACAAGTCATGGAGGCTACATTTGCAGAGAAGAGTGAAGAGGTTGTCCGAAAAAATAAAGAGGCAGCACGGGCTGGTTATGATTTTGTTAAAAATAATTTTAAACAAGATACGTTCTGGATAAAAGCAGGCGCAAGCACGGATACCAGTACACTTGTCATGAACGGAAATGATGCAATTGCCCTGGGAGCAATACGGGCTGGCTGCAAATTTTACTCTGCCTACCCGATGACCCCTTCTACGAGTATCATGAATGTAATAGCTCATTATGGAAAAGAATTTCATATCGCCGTAGAGCAGGCAGAGGATGAGATTGCTGCTATCAATATGATCATCGGCGCCTCGTTTGCGGGAGTCCGGTCAATGACCGCTACCTCTGGCGGCGGATTTGCTCTCATGGTGGAAGGACTAAGTCTGGCTGCCATGACAGAGACGCCAATTGTGGTTGTCGTTGCCCAGAGACCAGCGCCTGCAACCGGTTTTCCCACGAGGACTGCGCAGGCAGACCTTGAGTTTGTGCTTCATGCCGGCCATGGGGAATTTGCAAGGGTGGTATATGTTCCGGGTACGATAGAGGAGGCATTTTCTGTAACGATAAAGGCGTTCAATATTGCAGAAAAATATCAGGTGCCGGTCTTTCTTATGACAGACCAGCACCTTGCAGATTCTTACAGAGATATTGAGGCGTTTGATTTGAATAAAGTAAAAGTTCAAAGATATATCATATCAAAGGAGGATTCAAAAAATATAAAGGATTACAAGCGGTATCAATTTACCGAATCGGGAATATCCCCTCGTGCAATACCTTCATGGATAGAAGATGTCATCTATGCTGACAGTGACGAACATACGGAAGAAGGCCATATTACGGAGGATGCTGATATGGGCAGAAAGATGGTCGAAAAGAGATTTTATAAGAAATTTTCGGGCCTTTTGCAAGAGGTAGAAAAACCCACTGCGTACAACGTGGTCGGAGCTGATATTGTTTTGCTCGGTTTTGGGTCAACCTATGGTGTTATGAAAGAAGTGGCTGATGCAATAGTTGATAAAAAAATAGGCCTTATACATCTGTCACAGGTCTGGCCATTTCCTGCCTCTGCGATGATCGGATTGCTAAAAGATGCTAAAAAGATCTTAACGGTGGAAAATAATGCGGGAGGACAACTTGCCCGGTTGTTAAGGAGAGAGACCGGTTTGCAGGTCAGTGGATCCGTATTAAAATATGATGGCAGGCCTTTTCATTTAGATTATCTTATTGATTGTGTCAAAAAAGAAGGATAA
- a CDS encoding 2-oxoacid:ferredoxin oxidoreductase subunit beta: protein MMDVKDFKSNDEIAWCPGCGNFGILNAVKKTLVRLGKPPKDILLVSGIGQAAKLPHYVRCNCFNGLHGRALPVAAAAKIANRNLTVLVTTGDGDCYGEGGNHLIHNIRRNTDITVIVHDNQIYGLTKGQASPTTDPGYVTKIQMEGVILDPLHPLEMAIALGAGFVARGYSLDIEHLSWLILEGIKHKGFSLIDVLQPCVSFNKKNTYEWYTRRVYKINDDSSYNPEDKIAAYKNAHEWGERIPIGIIYRAEKETYEEKKGLTQMPPLVEEQIEDIDIKGILNEFAY from the coding sequence ATAATGGACGTAAAAGATTTCAAAAGTAATGATGAAATAGCGTGGTGCCCCGGGTGTGGAAACTTCGGTATTTTAAATGCGGTAAAAAAGACACTTGTTCGGTTGGGCAAGCCTCCGAAAGATATTTTACTCGTTTCCGGAATTGGTCAGGCGGCCAAACTTCCTCACTATGTAAGGTGCAACTGTTTTAACGGTCTTCACGGAAGGGCTCTTCCCGTTGCCGCCGCAGCAAAGATTGCTAACCGCAATCTGACGGTACTGGTTACCACAGGAGACGGAGACTGTTATGGAGAAGGTGGCAACCACCTTATCCACAATATAAGAAGAAATACGGATATAACGGTTATCGTACATGACAATCAGATCTATGGTCTCACAAAAGGGCAAGCATCTCCTACAACCGATCCTGGATATGTAACTAAGATCCAGATGGAGGGAGTTATCCTCGATCCCCTGCATCCCTTGGAGATGGCAATTGCATTGGGTGCAGGGTTTGTTGCCAGGGGATATTCATTAGATATCGAACATCTTTCCTGGTTGATATTGGAAGGGATAAAACATAAAGGTTTTTCTCTGATAGATGTATTACAGCCATGTGTTTCTTTTAACAAAAAAAATACGTATGAATGGTATACCAGGAGGGTCTATAAAATTAATGACGATAGTTCGTATAATCCAGAAGACAAAATAGCTGCATATAAGAATGCCCATGAGTGGGGAGAGAGAATCCCTATCGGTATAATTTACCGGGCTGAAAAAGAAACATATGAAGAAAAGAAGGGACTCACTCAAATGCCGCCTTTGGTGGAGGAACAGATAGAAGACATTGACATAAAGGGCATACTAAATGAATTTGCCTATTGA
- a CDS encoding RNA recognition motif domain-containing protein encodes MNIYVGNLSREVTEEDLQHAFEAFGQVKSATVIKDLFSGESKGFGFVEMPAKAEAQSAINGLSGKELKGKVLVINEARPRPEGRRGGRRQGGGRRF; translated from the coding sequence TTGAATATCTATGTAGGTAATTTGTCACGTGAGGTAACTGAGGAAGATTTACAACATGCATTTGAGGCCTTTGGTCAGGTCAAATCCGCTACCGTTATAAAGGATTTGTTCAGTGGTGAGTCGAAAGGATTTGGGTTTGTAGAGATGCCCGCAAAAGCTGAAGCTCAATCTGCAATCAATGGTTTGAGTGGCAAGGAATTAAAGGGGAAAGTCCTTGTTATTAATGAAGCTCGCCCTCGCCCTGAGGGGCGTCGGGGTGGCAGAAGACAGGGTGGGGGTCGTCGTTTCTAG
- a CDS encoding FKBP-type peptidyl-prolyl cis-trans isomerase: MAQAKHGDVVRVHYTGKLNNGTVFDSSVDRDPLQFTIGNGEIIPGFEQAVVGMKSGETKTIKIPSEEAYGPHNEAMVLEVDRNEFPADLNLSVGLQLQMQQDDGRAIPVMVIDISESSVTLDANHPLAGKDLIFDIKLV, translated from the coding sequence ATGGCACAGGCAAAACATGGTGATGTTGTTAGGGTTCATTATACAGGGAAATTGAATAATGGCACTGTATTTGATTCCTCCGTAGATCGCGATCCCTTACAATTTACTATAGGCAATGGGGAGATTATTCCTGGTTTTGAACAAGCCGTGGTCGGGATGAAATCAGGTGAGACAAAAACCATCAAAATCCCATCAGAGGAAGCGTATGGCCCGCACAATGAGGCGATGGTGCTGGAGGTCGATCGAAACGAATTTCCTGCTGACTTGAATCTAAGTGTCGGTTTGCAGTTGCAAATGCAACAGGATGACGGTAGGGCAATTCCGGTCATGGTGATCGATATTTCTGAATCATCCGTGACGTTAGATGCCAATCATCCCCTGGCTGGCAAAGATCTGATTTTTGATATCAAACTTGTATAA
- a CDS encoding 3'(2'),5'-bisphosphate nucleotidase CysQ family protein, with protein MNNDQYTQLLLNALLAAKRAGEVILEVYNSDFAVEHKEDESPLTLADKRSHEIIMNDLQKTATGSNNVYTMNNPALPILSEEGKDIPFDERKGWEYFWLVDPLDGTKEFIKRNGEFTVNIALIYKERPLLGCIYIPVRDTFYFATVGLGAYKLANGKTVTDNLSIRELLDASQKLPMSTRKRKFPPCNNQSPQTKKSSLTIIGSRSHATKELSEFVGQARKQYEEVEFVSAGSSLKFCLVAEGEADIYPRFGPTMEWDTAAGQAIVEQAEGRVVDTQTNEPLKYNKNNLVNPFFIVTGKGFPAIFP; from the coding sequence ATGAATAACGATCAATACACCCAACTGCTTCTGAATGCCCTCCTTGCTGCAAAACGTGCCGGCGAAGTGATCCTTGAGGTGTATAACTCGGATTTTGCCGTTGAGCATAAGGAGGACGAATCTCCCTTAACCCTGGCAGACAAACGATCCCACGAAATTATTATGAATGATCTTCAAAAAACAGCAACCGGGAGTAACAACGTATATACAATGAATAACCCTGCGTTGCCGATATTAAGTGAAGAAGGGAAAGACATTCCCTTTGATGAAAGAAAAGGATGGGAGTATTTCTGGCTCGTTGATCCACTTGATGGAACAAAGGAGTTTATTAAACGGAATGGAGAGTTTACCGTAAATATTGCACTCATCTATAAAGAAAGACCCCTTCTCGGATGTATTTATATACCTGTAAGGGATACCTTTTACTTTGCAACAGTGGGTCTCGGTGCCTATAAGTTAGCGAATGGTAAGACAGTGACTGATAATTTATCAATAAGAGAGTTACTCGATGCATCACAGAAACTACCGATGAGTACCAGGAAACGGAAATTTCCTCCTTGCAACAACCAGTCCCCACAGACTAAAAAAAGTTCTCTCACCATCATTGGCAGCCGTTCGCATGCAACAAAGGAGCTTTCGGAGTTTGTAGGACAAGCCAGAAAGCAGTACGAAGAAGTTGAGTTTGTATCTGCGGGGAGTTCCTTGAAATTTTGTCTCGTGGCAGAGGGTGAAGCTGACATTTATCCAAGATTTGGTCCCACGATGGAGTGGGACACAGCGGCAGGACAGGCAATTGTCGAACAGGCCGAAGGACGCGTTGTGGATACACAGACCAACGAGCCATTAAAGTATAATAAAAACAATCTGGTAAATCCCTTTTTTATTGTAACCGGAAAGGGTTTTCCCGCTATTTTTCCATAA
- a CDS encoding YdcH family protein: MQHEHHDLVHEFPEYREKIHNLKMTDEHFKEIFREYHKLDREVYRVENNIEPRSDVALEELKKRRLALKDELFQILSQSKP, translated from the coding sequence ATGCAGCATGAACACCATGACCTCGTTCACGAATTTCCCGAGTATCGTGAAAAAATTCATAATCTTAAAATGACCGATGAACACTTTAAAGAGATTTTTCGTGAATATCACAAACTCGACCGGGAAGTTTATCGTGTAGAAAACAATATTGAACCCAGGTCAGATGTTGCGTTGGAAGAGCTTAAGAAACGGAGACTTGCCCTAAAGGACGAGCTTTTTCAAATACTAAGCCAGAGCAAGCCCTAG
- a CDS encoding zinc-dependent alcohol dehydrogenase family protein, translating into MKAMVLNRVCKLKENKNPLELIDLPDPIPGEKEILVKVSACGICHTELDEIEGRTPPPRLPIIPGHQVVGRVEKTCSKTRNCKMGDRVGIAWIHSACGKCKFCREGNENLCDDFRATGRDANGGYAQYITVLEDFVYRIPEIFSDSEAAPLLCAGAIGYRSLRLANMKDGQNLGLTGFGASAHLVMKMARYKYPNSKVFVFARSERERTFAKELGAVWAGDIEEESPGKLDCIIDTTPVWKPIVEALGNLERGGRLVINAIRKEEVDKESLLKLKYSTHLWLEKEIKSVANVSRSDVNEFLSLAAEIPIKPEVQEFALKEANKALVELKEGKIRGAKVLRID; encoded by the coding sequence ATGAAGGCAATGGTATTGAATAGGGTTTGCAAACTCAAAGAAAATAAGAATCCACTTGAACTGATTGACCTTCCAGATCCAATTCCGGGAGAAAAGGAAATATTGGTGAAAGTTTCGGCCTGCGGGATATGTCATACCGAATTGGATGAAATTGAAGGAAGAACACCCCCTCCCCGTCTTCCCATTATTCCTGGTCATCAGGTTGTTGGGAGGGTCGAAAAAACCTGTAGCAAAACACGTAACTGTAAGATGGGCGATAGGGTTGGAATTGCATGGATTCACTCAGCCTGCGGGAAATGTAAGTTTTGCCGGGAAGGTAACGAGAATTTATGCGACGATTTCCGGGCAACTGGGAGGGATGCAAATGGGGGATATGCCCAATATATTACCGTTTTGGAAGATTTTGTCTATCGTATCCCGGAAATATTTTCTGATTCGGAAGCGGCTCCCCTCTTATGTGCAGGTGCGATTGGGTACCGGTCATTGAGATTAGCGAATATGAAAGACGGGCAAAATCTGGGGCTCACGGGATTCGGGGCATCGGCTCATCTTGTTATGAAAATGGCAAGGTATAAATATCCAAACTCGAAAGTTTTCGTATTTGCCAGAAGTGAAAGGGAAAGAACGTTTGCCAAGGAACTTGGGGCCGTTTGGGCAGGTGATATCGAAGAGGAATCACCTGGGAAACTGGACTGTATCATTGACACCACGCCGGTATGGAAACCAATAGTAGAAGCATTGGGGAATCTGGAAAGAGGCGGGAGGCTGGTAATAAATGCTATTCGGAAGGAAGAAGTGGACAAGGAAAGTCTCCTGAAATTAAAGTACTCCACACATCTCTGGCTGGAAAAAGAAATAAAGAGTGTTGCTAATGTAAGCAGGAGTGACGTCAACGAATTTTTGAGTCTGGCGGCCGAAATTCCTATTAAACCGGAAGTCCAGGAATTTGCCTTGAAAGAAGCAAACAAGGCATTGGTCGAACTTAAAGAGGGGAAAATTCGGGGCGCAAAGGTTTTAAGGATTGATTAA